Proteins from a genomic interval of Pararge aegeria chromosome 26, ilParAegt1.1, whole genome shotgun sequence:
- the LOC120635083 gene encoding uncharacterized protein LOC120635083 has product QANLNHCARAQDLLIQHMAEWQIQVATAAEPYFIPTQSNWAGDVEGSVAVVVPAHGIPLVPQRSGPGFVAVVWGEVTLIGVYFSPNKPLSAFEAYLRSLEPVVRGAAPTQVILMGDLNAKSAAWGSPITDLRGVE; this is encoded by the coding sequence caggccaatctgaaccactgcgcccgtgcccaggacctcctgatacaacacatggcggagtggcagattcaagtggcgacagccgccgagccctacttcatccctactcaatcaaattgggctggtgacgtcgagggatcggtggctgttgtggtgccggcacatggaattccactggttccacaacgcagcggaccagggtttgtagcggtcgtgtggggggaggtgacactaattggagtatacttctccccaaacaaacccctgtctgccttcgaggcttatcttagaagtctggagccagtggtgagaggtgcggccccgacccaggtaatcctgatgggggacctaaatgcgaagtctgcggcgtggggatcccccataacagatctgaggggagttgag
- the LOC120634984 gene encoding uncharacterized protein LOC120634984 produces the protein MIALERCEVLAEKHEREMRKDREGKKDDSSVRTEMSDEAMSDCSLITVETRPRSESESSGNASGAASGRLWKGPKRPRLGEFDVQLSMSSDEEMKDASSPTRGRGRPPTTGKYVGLAKAREALNRAKKEEMRLQVEQDMLRTSLTSRFRREKQRSIEREIGPMTDDMSAAQIQKRALDEVALISSIATKSTNLKGTFVRELKNAASSIKEAVEVLSSRTISDETRQLQADNARLQAEMASLRKELATLRSDLEKSRKQGPASFPPDTTEGLRPDPQLAQSKARTEVPNSLPSVMEEVCRTVLTQVGTMLNARLAALEDRLLPEKRIRPPLAADKRKATRQPASYADATRVPGPSQPAEEGRHATETPPARPASQPAAAKRPTDLSAPKEAQWQKVSQKRAKKKDKGGSQSQPQKTQRGGGPGTAKSGPKLRPPRSSAVVLTLQPEAEKRGASYAGVLAEARQKIALSDLGITSLRFRKAATGRRILELPGASSAEKADALALRLKEVVSEEIARVSRPVKCADMRITGLDDSVSKGDVAGAVAKVGGCPPEQVLAGEIRQDAGGLGTVWLRCPVAAAKKVLEGGRLLVGWVSAQVKVLDERPQRCYRCLEFGHMRALCTAEIDRSDTCYRCSQTGHKARGCTAVPHCSVCAAAGRVANHRGGSSACIKRSKKRGGRMTGDGPRVPSQPARPSTNAQASGGAKEVPMTEG, from the coding sequence ATGATTGCtttagagaggtgcgaagttttagcagAGAAGCACGAGAGGGAAATGAGGAAGGACAGAGAGGGAAAGAAGGACGATTCGTCCGTGAGGACGGAGATGTCGGACGAGGCTATGTCAGACTGCAGCCTCATAACAGTAGAGACCAGGCCCAGATCGGAGTCTGAGTCTTCTGGCAATGCGTCTGGCGCAGCTTCAGGCCGTCTGTGGAAGGGGCCGAAGAGGCCGCGACTTGGGGAGTTCGACGTACAACTCTCAATGTCCTCGGATGAGGAAATGAAAGATGCGTCGTCACCCACTAGAGGGAGAGGCAGACCACCCACTACGGGTAAATACGTTGGGCTAGCtaaggccagggaggccctcAACAGGGCTAAGAAGGAAGAAATGCGCTTGCAGGTTGAGCAGGACATGTTGAGGACCTCACTAACGTCTAGATTCCGCCGCGAAAAGCAGCGGTCTATTGAACGCGAGATTGGGCCAATGACCGACGATATGTCAGCGGCCCAAATCCAAAAACGAGCGCTGGATGAAGTGGCGCTGATATCGTCGATCGCCACCAAGTCCACAAATTTGAAGGGGACATTTGTGCGCGAACTCAAGAACGCGGCATCCTCCATCAAAGAGGCGGTTGAGGTCTTGAGTTCACGCACCATATCGGATGAGACACGGCAACTGCAGGCGGACAATGCACGTCTGCAAGCTGAAATGGCCAGCCTGCGAAAGGAGTTGGCCACCTTAAGGAGTGACTTGGAGAAGTCGCGGAAGCAGGGTCCCGCGTCCTTTCCCCCGGATACGACAGAGGGGCTGCGCCCTGACCCGCAGCTCGCTCAATCCAAGGCGAGAACTGAAGTGCCCAATTCGCTACCTTCAGTGATGGAAGAGGTCTGTCGGACGGTGTTGACCCAGGTCGGGACGATGCTGAATGCTCGTCTGGCAGCACTGGAGGACAGGCTCCTTCCAGAGAAACGGATCCGGCCACCACTGGCGGCTGACAAGAGGAAGGCGACAAGGCAGCCCGCATCGTATGCGGACGCCACACGCGTGCCAGGCCCAAGCCAGCCTGCTGAAGAAGGGCGCCACGCTACGGAGACGCCACCTGCTCGCCCTGCAAGTCAGCCAGCGGCGGCAAAACGCCCTACTGACCTTTCTGCACCCAAGGAGGCGCAATGGCAGAAGGTCAGCCAGAAGAGGGCAAAGAAGAAGGACAAGGGTGGCTCGCAGTCGCAGCCGCAAAAGACGCAGCGGGGAGGGGGGCCGGGGACTGCAAAATCAGGGCCTAAACTTCGCCCGCCTCGTTCTTCGGCTGTCGTGCTCACACTGCAGCCGGAAGCCGAGAAGAGAGGCGCCTCATATGCCGGGGTATTGGCTGAAGCCAGACAAAAAATCGCTCTGTCTGACCTCGGCATAACCAGTCTCCGGTTTAGGAAAGCCGCTACTGGGAGACGCATTCTCGAGCTGCCTGGCGCCTCCAGCGCCGAAAAGGCGGATGCCCTTGCTCTCAGGCTGAAGGAGGTGGTCAGCGAGGAGATCGCTCGAGTCTCAAGGCCGGTTAAATGTGCTGATATGCGCATAACGGGCCTTGATGACTCGGTCTCAAAAGGAGATGTCGCTGGCGCTGTGGCAAAAGTTGGTGGTTGTCCTCCAGAGCAAGTGCTGGCGGGAGAAATAAGGCAAGACGCGGGGGGCCTGGGTACAGTGTGGCTGCGTTGTCCAGTGGCAGCAGCCAAGAAAGTGCTTGAGGGTGGCAGGCTACTCGTCGGCTGGGTGTCAGCCCAAGTCAAGGTGCTAGACGAGCGGCCCCAGCGGTGCTACCGCTGCCTGGAATTCGGCCACATGAGGGCGCTTTGCACTGCCGAGATCGACCGCAGCGACACTTGCTATCGCTGCAGTCAGACTGGCCACAAGGCGAGGGGGTGCACTGCCGTACCGCACTGCAGCGTGTGTGCGGCAGCCGGAAGGGTGGCAAATCACCGAGGAGGCAGCAGCGCTTGCATAAAGCGCAGCAAGAAAAGAGGAGGACGCATGACTGGCGATGGCCCCCGGGTCCCCTCGCAGCCTGCCCGCCCATCCACGAACGCGCAAGCTAGTGGGGGGGCAAAGGAGGTGCCTATGACTGAGGGGTAG